In Balaenoptera musculus isolate JJ_BM4_2016_0621 chromosome 19, mBalMus1.pri.v3, whole genome shotgun sequence, one genomic interval encodes:
- the IGFLR1 gene encoding IGF-like family receptor 1 isoform X2: MAPQKAGSARMGPLGLLLTAVLLLAQAAPRKASQHCSRLEYWNPDDLCSGSCLQRFGPPPARTEFSENCRPDDAGNHVTHPFKECPPGQCNPNTEGLGSPCGGGATAPTSLGSRGGTRRRGRQPVPNKEPCPLTRGKLSVLSSQEPSSPAIPSLPWTSEHKVPQQAWPSWSFDLSLVLVLLVTSAVILLLALQRHRRRHHQGKAVQHPYPGLVCNDLNTHILFSLHSSPPGSLEASEAGYSGKEVPLPPLLGRELPSLESQPLSRLLDELEVLEELIVLLDPEPGPGWGRACGSTRHLAAKYGLPAAWSTPAYSLRPSRWPRRAVMEMVVAREPSASLGQLGAHLPREGGQMHCGCCPSLAELGPARPSTR; encoded by the exons ATGGCCCCCCAGAAGGCAGGCTCCGCCAGGATGGGGCCCCTAGGCCTCCTCCTGACTGCCGTGCTGCTCCTGGCCCAGGCGGCGCCGAGGAAGGCCTCTCAGCACTGCAGCCGCCTCGAGTACTGGAACCCTGACGACCTGTGCAGTGGCAGCTGCCTGCAGCGCTTCGGGCCGCCCCCTGCTCGG ACTGAATTTTCGGAAAACTGCCGGCCGGATGATGCGGGCAATCACGTAACGCACCCCTTCAAAGAGTGTCCTCCTGGGCAGTGCAACCCCAACACCGAGGGGCTAGGTAGCCCTTGTGGCGGCGGAGCAACGGCCCCCACTTCCTTGGGGAGCCGCGGCGGGACCCGGAGGCGCGGCAGACAG CCGGTCCCTAACAAGGAGCCCTGCCCCCTGACACGTGGAAAACTGAGCGTCCTTAGTTCCCAGGAGCCCAGCTCACCGGCGATCCCCAGTCTCCCGTGGACATCTGAGCACAAAGTCCCTCAGCAGGCCTGGCCGAGTTGGAGTTTTGACCTGTCCCTGGTGCTGGTTCTGCTCGTGACCTCAGCAGTAATTCTCCTGCTCGCCCTGCAAAGGCACCGCCGTCGCCACCACCAGGGGAAGGCCGTCCAACACCCCTATCCTGGCTTGGTTTGCAACGACCTGAACACCCACATCCTATTCTCCTTGCACTCGTCCCCTCCAGGCTCCCTGGAGGCTTCAGAGGCAGGGTACTCAGGGAAGGAGGTCCCTCTGCCTCCACTCCTAGGCAGGG AGCTGCCAAGTCTGGAATCACAGCCGCTGTCTCGCCTCCTGGATGAGCTGGAAGTGCTGGAGGAGCTGATCGTGCTGCTGGATCCTGAGCCTGGGCCAGGTTGGGGGAGAGCCTGTGGCAGCACTCGACACCTGGCTGCAAAATATGGACTGCCTGCTGCCTGGTCCACTCCCGCCTACTCCCTGCGGCCCAGTCGCTGGCCTCGGCGGGCCgtgatggagatggtggtggcAAGGGAGCCCTCTGCCTCTCTGGGCCAGCTTGGCGCACACCTGCCCAGAGAGGGCGGGCAGATGCACTGCGGGTGCTGTCCAAGCTTGGCTGAGCTGGGGCCTGCCCGGCCTAGTACCcgataa
- the IGFLR1 gene encoding IGF-like family receptor 1 isoform X1, protein MAPQKAGSARMGPLGLLLTAVLLLAQAAPRKASQHCSRLEYWNPDDLCSGSCLQRFGPPPARTEFSENCRPDDAGNHVTHPFKECPPGQCNPNTEGLGSPCGGGATAPTSLGSRGGTRRRGRQKPVPNKEPCPLTRGKLSVLSSQEPSSPAIPSLPWTSEHKVPQQAWPSWSFDLSLVLVLLVTSAVILLLALQRHRRRHHQGKAVQHPYPGLVCNDLNTHILFSLHSSPPGSLEASEAGYSGKEVPLPPLLGRELPSLESQPLSRLLDELEVLEELIVLLDPEPGPGWGRACGSTRHLAAKYGLPAAWSTPAYSLRPSRWPRRAVMEMVVAREPSASLGQLGAHLPREGGQMHCGCCPSLAELGPARPSTR, encoded by the exons ATGGCCCCCCAGAAGGCAGGCTCCGCCAGGATGGGGCCCCTAGGCCTCCTCCTGACTGCCGTGCTGCTCCTGGCCCAGGCGGCGCCGAGGAAGGCCTCTCAGCACTGCAGCCGCCTCGAGTACTGGAACCCTGACGACCTGTGCAGTGGCAGCTGCCTGCAGCGCTTCGGGCCGCCCCCTGCTCGG ACTGAATTTTCGGAAAACTGCCGGCCGGATGATGCGGGCAATCACGTAACGCACCCCTTCAAAGAGTGTCCTCCTGGGCAGTGCAACCCCAACACCGAGGGGCTAGGTAGCCCTTGTGGCGGCGGAGCAACGGCCCCCACTTCCTTGGGGAGCCGCGGCGGGACCCGGAGGCGCGGCAGACAG AAGCCGGTCCCTAACAAGGAGCCCTGCCCCCTGACACGTGGAAAACTGAGCGTCCTTAGTTCCCAGGAGCCCAGCTCACCGGCGATCCCCAGTCTCCCGTGGACATCTGAGCACAAAGTCCCTCAGCAGGCCTGGCCGAGTTGGAGTTTTGACCTGTCCCTGGTGCTGGTTCTGCTCGTGACCTCAGCAGTAATTCTCCTGCTCGCCCTGCAAAGGCACCGCCGTCGCCACCACCAGGGGAAGGCCGTCCAACACCCCTATCCTGGCTTGGTTTGCAACGACCTGAACACCCACATCCTATTCTCCTTGCACTCGTCCCCTCCAGGCTCCCTGGAGGCTTCAGAGGCAGGGTACTCAGGGAAGGAGGTCCCTCTGCCTCCACTCCTAGGCAGGG AGCTGCCAAGTCTGGAATCACAGCCGCTGTCTCGCCTCCTGGATGAGCTGGAAGTGCTGGAGGAGCTGATCGTGCTGCTGGATCCTGAGCCTGGGCCAGGTTGGGGGAGAGCCTGTGGCAGCACTCGACACCTGGCTGCAAAATATGGACTGCCTGCTGCCTGGTCCACTCCCGCCTACTCCCTGCGGCCCAGTCGCTGGCCTCGGCGGGCCgtgatggagatggtggtggcAAGGGAGCCCTCTGCCTCTCTGGGCCAGCTTGGCGCACACCTGCCCAGAGAGGGCGGGCAGATGCACTGCGGGTGCTGTCCAAGCTTGGCTGAGCTGGGGCCTGCCCGGCCTAGTACCcgataa